In Streptomyces sp. SN-593, a single genomic region encodes these proteins:
- a CDS encoding HpcH/HpaI aldolase family protein yields MATPRLNKVIAAFEAGQHVFASFSAADPSAALEFGTSAYDALVFETEHKPWDVPALRDSLQYLLNRRQIFGADSLAPALTPLVRIPVNGGEKGQWQAKQALDLGAYGIVWPHISTVEEAHNAVAACRYPRLPDRPRHEPAGLRGDSPAAAARYWGISTAEYYAKADVWPLDPDGEILVALMIEDQLAIENLPDILDQVPGIGLVIIGEGDMSQELGIPRQYDHPLMLECKRRILDICAARGVPVGHPHVTADNVKQVLDDGYRFLMSMPVRTYPGLELGRSLTGRD; encoded by the coding sequence GTGGCAACGCCCCGGCTCAATAAGGTGATCGCCGCCTTCGAGGCAGGACAGCACGTCTTCGCGTCCTTCTCCGCGGCCGACCCGTCCGCCGCCCTGGAGTTCGGCACCAGCGCCTACGACGCCCTGGTCTTCGAGACCGAGCACAAGCCGTGGGACGTCCCCGCGCTGCGCGACAGCCTCCAGTACCTGCTCAACCGCCGCCAGATCTTCGGCGCCGACAGCCTGGCGCCCGCGCTCACCCCGCTGGTCCGCATCCCCGTCAACGGCGGCGAGAAGGGCCAGTGGCAGGCCAAGCAGGCGCTCGACCTGGGCGCGTACGGCATCGTGTGGCCGCACATCTCCACGGTGGAGGAGGCGCACAACGCCGTCGCGGCCTGCCGCTACCCGCGGCTGCCGGACCGACCGCGCCACGAACCCGCCGGCCTGCGCGGGGACAGCCCCGCGGCCGCCGCCCGCTACTGGGGCATCTCCACCGCGGAGTACTACGCCAAGGCCGACGTGTGGCCGCTCGACCCGGACGGCGAGATCCTGGTGGCCCTCATGATCGAGGACCAGCTCGCCATCGAGAACCTGCCGGACATCCTCGACCAGGTGCCGGGCATCGGCCTGGTCATCATCGGCGAGGGCGACATGAGCCAGGAGCTGGGCATCCCCCGGCAGTACGACCACCCGCTGATGCTGGAGTGCAAGCGTCGCATCCTCGACATCTGCGCCGCCCGCGGCGTCCCGGTCGGACACCCGCACGTGACGGCCGACAACGTCAAGCAGGTGCTGGACGACGGCTACCGCTTCCTGATGTCCATGCCGGTGCGCACCTACCCCGGGCTGGAACTGGGCCGCTCCCTGACCGGCCGCGACTGA
- a CDS encoding amidohydrolase family protein, with amino-acid sequence MRIDCHGHFTTAPAALGKWRERQIQAFEESGARLSPAELRISDDEITTAIEQGQLKLQLERGTDVALFSPGAGKMAHHYGDEQTSLAWSHVSNDLIARVCGLFPDRFVGVCQLPQSPGEPLAASVRHSAAELQRCVEELGFVGCLLNPDPSDGHWQAPPLTDKVYYPLYEKMVELDVPAMVHVAMSRNPALQGTCAHYLNGDTAAFMQLCTSDLFKDFPTLKFILPHGGGAVPYHWGRYRGFLQDRGLPPLEEAVLGNVYFDTCVYHRRGMQLLVDIVPTRNILFASEMIGAVRGVDPETGHHFDDTGSLLDSLDSLGADDLRAVFGGNALRVFSRLPAVLAARGVTVPAPSTPSATSGQTGTSATTAKESGK; translated from the coding sequence ATGCGTATCGACTGTCACGGCCACTTCACCACGGCCCCGGCCGCGCTGGGGAAGTGGCGCGAGCGGCAGATCCAGGCGTTCGAGGAGTCAGGCGCGCGGCTGTCGCCCGCCGAACTGCGCATCAGCGACGACGAGATCACCACCGCCATCGAGCAGGGGCAGCTCAAACTCCAGCTCGAGCGGGGGACGGACGTGGCACTGTTCTCCCCGGGCGCCGGCAAGATGGCCCACCACTACGGCGACGAGCAGACCAGCCTGGCCTGGTCGCACGTCAGCAACGACCTGATCGCCCGGGTGTGCGGCCTGTTCCCCGACCGGTTCGTCGGTGTGTGCCAGCTCCCGCAGTCCCCCGGCGAGCCGCTGGCCGCCTCGGTCCGGCACAGCGCCGCCGAACTCCAGCGCTGCGTCGAGGAACTGGGCTTCGTCGGCTGCCTGCTCAACCCCGACCCGTCGGACGGCCACTGGCAGGCGCCGCCGCTCACCGACAAGGTGTACTACCCGCTCTACGAGAAGATGGTGGAGCTGGACGTCCCCGCGATGGTGCACGTCGCGATGTCGCGCAACCCCGCCCTCCAGGGCACCTGCGCGCACTACCTCAACGGCGACACCGCCGCCTTCATGCAACTGTGCACGTCGGACCTGTTCAAGGACTTCCCGACGCTGAAGTTCATCCTGCCGCACGGCGGCGGCGCGGTGCCCTACCACTGGGGGCGCTACCGCGGCTTCCTCCAGGACCGGGGGCTGCCTCCGCTGGAGGAGGCGGTGCTGGGGAACGTCTACTTCGACACCTGCGTGTACCACCGGCGCGGCATGCAACTGCTGGTGGACATCGTGCCCACGCGGAACATCCTCTTCGCCTCGGAGATGATCGGCGCCGTCCGCGGGGTGGACCCGGAGACCGGCCACCACTTCGACGACACCGGCTCGCTGCTGGACTCGCTGGACTCGCTGGGCGCGGACGACCTGCGCGCGGTGTTCGGCGGCAACGCCCTGCGGGTGTTCTCCCGGCTGCCGGCGGTCCTGGCCGCACGGGGCGTCACCGTGCCCGCCCCGTCCACCCCCTCCGCCACGTCCGGTCAGACCGGCACGTCGGCCACCACCGCGAAGGAGTCCGGCAAGTGA
- a CDS encoding thiamine pyrophosphate-binding protein: MKVYEALAEAFVKEGASDVFGMMGDANMHWMNALHERGVNLYEVRHEGSGLGMADGWARTAGRPGVVTTTSGPGTAQLATSMIVAARARTPLVAFCGETPVGDETAVQYLDQRRFAAAIECGFVHVSRPDLAEEAVQQAFYLARTESRPIMLSAPIDVQVKEYEEVGPYVPSTDLIDTARLLPDPGRVEQAAEIVRAAKRVVVIAGRGARASESGEELLRFQRRTGALLATTLQAKNWLCDATEFHVGISGLYGNKVAMELLQEADCVIAVGASLNHYTTEHGLLFPDATYVQIDSAQNVVMGNGRAAECYVRADARTALAELNRVLEQGGPAAEGFHTDDVRRRLADALAEPSGYETEPGRLDPREAIRVLDAALPREIGLVLGSGHQTDFGTMLFQRSREVLSNYGMFGAIGQAPLLTIGSIVADGGRPAFVVEGDASFLMHLSEFETACRYNIPVLVVVMNDEGLGAEFHKAKAKGLDPELAVIPNPDLGPVAIALGGAGATVRSTDELVAALADFVRDPRPMVVDVRITRNVLSVPYRRLQYGEDV, translated from the coding sequence GTGAAGGTCTACGAGGCGCTCGCCGAGGCGTTCGTCAAAGAGGGCGCGAGCGACGTCTTCGGCATGATGGGCGACGCCAACATGCACTGGATGAACGCCCTGCACGAGCGCGGGGTGAACCTCTACGAGGTGCGGCACGAGGGCTCCGGCCTGGGCATGGCCGACGGCTGGGCGCGCACCGCGGGCCGGCCGGGCGTGGTCACCACCACCAGCGGCCCGGGCACCGCGCAGCTTGCCACCTCCATGATCGTGGCGGCGCGCGCCCGCACCCCGCTGGTCGCCTTCTGCGGGGAGACACCGGTCGGCGACGAGACGGCCGTGCAGTACCTCGACCAGCGCCGGTTCGCCGCCGCCATCGAGTGCGGCTTCGTGCACGTCTCCCGGCCCGACCTCGCCGAGGAGGCCGTCCAGCAGGCGTTCTACCTGGCCCGGACCGAGTCCCGGCCGATCATGCTGAGCGCCCCGATCGACGTGCAGGTCAAGGAGTACGAGGAGGTCGGGCCGTACGTCCCCTCGACCGACCTCATCGACACCGCGCGGCTGCTGCCGGACCCGGGCCGGGTGGAGCAGGCGGCGGAGATCGTACGGGCCGCCAAGCGGGTGGTGGTCATCGCCGGGCGCGGTGCGCGCGCGTCGGAGTCCGGCGAGGAGCTGCTGCGCTTCCAGCGGCGGACCGGCGCCCTGCTGGCCACCACCCTCCAGGCGAAGAACTGGCTCTGCGACGCGACCGAGTTCCACGTCGGGATCTCCGGGCTGTACGGCAACAAGGTCGCGATGGAACTGCTCCAGGAGGCCGACTGCGTGATCGCGGTCGGCGCCAGCCTGAACCACTACACCACCGAGCACGGCCTGCTCTTCCCCGACGCCACCTACGTGCAGATCGACAGCGCGCAGAACGTGGTGATGGGCAACGGCCGGGCGGCGGAGTGCTACGTGCGGGCCGACGCGCGCACCGCGCTGGCGGAGCTGAACCGGGTGCTGGAGCAGGGCGGGCCGGCGGCCGAGGGCTTCCACACCGACGACGTGCGGCGCCGGCTGGCCGACGCGCTGGCGGAGCCGTCCGGCTACGAGACCGAGCCCGGCCGGCTCGATCCCCGCGAGGCCATCCGGGTGCTGGACGCCGCGCTGCCGCGGGAGATCGGCCTGGTGCTGGGCAGCGGTCACCAGACCGACTTCGGCACGATGCTCTTCCAGCGCTCCCGCGAAGTGCTGTCGAACTACGGCATGTTCGGCGCGATCGGCCAGGCCCCGCTGCTGACCATCGGCTCGATCGTGGCCGACGGCGGCCGGCCGGCCTTCGTGGTGGAGGGCGACGCCAGCTTCCTGATGCACCTGTCGGAGTTCGAGACCGCCTGCCGGTACAACATCCCGGTGCTCGTCGTGGTGATGAACGACGAGGGGCTGGGCGCCGAGTTCCACAAGGCCAAGGCGAAGGGCCTGGACCCGGAGCTCGCGGTTATACCGAACCCCGACCTCGGGCCGGTCGCGATCGCGCTCGGCGGCGCCGGCGCGACCGTCCGCAGCACCGACGAACTGGTCGCGGCCCTCGCGGACTTCGTCCGCGACCCGCGCCCGATGGTGGTCGACGTGCGGATCACCCGGAACGTGCTGAGCGTGCCCTACCGCCGGCTGCAGTACGGCGAGGACGTGTGA
- a CDS encoding DUF3500 domain-containing protein, translating to MSTGELRYRSKAPTRKPEVWTPDLLERVEWRRRAADEPFRGVADAAGVRPGLFPLHATGVDVSGVRGAGERYLAALTPGQLAEGRLPMDDVSWRHWANGARYFLRHGVCVEELDDATRQLALDVMRASLSDAGFTQVVDLMHLNLTIGELRGEEDMLNEWLYWFTVYGDPGKGSEPWGWQLDGHHVNVNCAFVGDQMVLTPTFLGAEPVHATSGRFAGTHAFRHEEAAGQELFDSLTGQQRSRAVIGDVLPPDLFVGAFRDNYELNYQGMPFTELTGHQYTLATRLLGLYVGRAGAGHAEARTAEVLAHKQDTYFSWIGDGGPDSPFYYRVHSPVILVEFEHQAGVMFDNDVPTRRHIHTVVRTPNGNDYGVDLLRQHHERFHRHGHEGGHEGGHEGGHGGRADRP from the coding sequence ATGAGTACGGGTGAACTGCGCTACCGGTCCAAGGCCCCCACCCGCAAGCCCGAGGTGTGGACCCCGGACCTGCTGGAACGGGTGGAGTGGCGCAGGCGCGCGGCCGACGAGCCGTTCCGCGGCGTCGCCGACGCGGCCGGAGTACGCCCCGGCCTGTTCCCGCTGCACGCCACCGGCGTCGACGTGTCGGGCGTGCGCGGTGCGGGGGAGCGCTACCTCGCCGCCCTCACACCGGGCCAACTGGCCGAGGGCCGGCTGCCGATGGACGACGTGAGCTGGCGGCACTGGGCGAACGGCGCCCGCTACTTCCTGCGGCACGGCGTGTGCGTGGAGGAACTCGACGACGCCACGCGCCAGCTCGCGCTGGACGTCATGCGCGCCAGCCTGAGCGACGCCGGCTTCACGCAGGTCGTGGACCTGATGCACCTGAACCTCACCATCGGCGAGCTGCGCGGTGAGGAGGACATGCTCAACGAGTGGCTGTACTGGTTCACCGTCTACGGCGACCCCGGCAAGGGGTCCGAGCCGTGGGGCTGGCAGCTCGACGGGCACCACGTCAACGTCAACTGCGCGTTCGTCGGCGACCAGATGGTGCTCACCCCGACCTTCCTCGGCGCGGAACCGGTGCACGCCACCTCCGGCAGGTTCGCCGGCACGCACGCCTTCCGGCACGAGGAGGCCGCCGGCCAGGAGCTGTTCGACAGCCTCACCGGGCAGCAGCGCTCCCGCGCCGTGATCGGCGACGTGCTGCCGCCCGACCTGTTCGTCGGCGCCTTCCGCGACAACTACGAACTCAACTACCAGGGCATGCCCTTCACCGAGCTGACCGGCCACCAGTACACGCTGGCCACGCGGCTGCTCGGGCTGTACGTCGGCCGGGCCGGCGCGGGCCACGCCGAGGCGCGCACCGCCGAGGTGCTCGCGCACAAGCAGGACACGTACTTCTCCTGGATCGGCGACGGCGGCCCGGACAGCCCCTTCTACTACCGGGTGCACAGCCCGGTGATCCTCGTCGAGTTCGAGCACCAGGCCGGGGTCATGTTCGACAACGACGTGCCGACCCGGCGGCACATCCACACCGTCGTGCGCACCCCGAACGGCAACGACTACGGAGTCGACCTGCTGCGCCAGCACCACGAGCGCTTCCACCGGCACGGGCACGAGGGCGGGCACGAGGGCGGGCACGAGGGCGGGCACGGCGGCCGGGCGGACCGGCCGTGA
- a CDS encoding ABC transporter substrate-binding protein, with protein sequence MAKLTVALGNYRHAQALIDGSVPVEGHGVEEVRVRPIIGAYRRMIRDLEFDVCELAPVSYLMALQEDVPLTGVPVFLNRRFHHGDIQCAAGSGIRVPKDLEGRRVGVRAYTVSTGVWVRGVLSNEYGVDVDKITWVVDDDDHIEGRTPGNVERVTDGRSLGELLRAGEIDAAFTGNAGTGRAGAPTAGWTAAAEPAAADDADAGPYPLFAEADVLGADWYLRTGIYPLHSVVAVRSDLVREDPGLPTALYTAFADSKRRQVATDPEWTELPRLGRQARQVGGDPIPYGLEANEASLRALVRYSQEQGLLDSDFPSDPRRLFAEGDYPGA encoded by the coding sequence ATGGCGAAGCTCACGGTGGCCCTCGGCAACTACCGACACGCCCAGGCGTTGATCGACGGCAGTGTCCCCGTGGAGGGGCACGGCGTGGAGGAGGTGCGGGTCAGGCCGATCATCGGCGCCTACCGGCGGATGATCAGGGACCTGGAGTTCGACGTGTGCGAACTCGCCCCGGTCTCCTACCTGATGGCGCTCCAGGAGGACGTGCCGCTGACCGGCGTCCCGGTGTTCCTCAACCGGCGCTTCCACCACGGCGACATCCAGTGCGCGGCCGGCTCCGGCATCCGCGTGCCGAAGGACCTCGAAGGGCGCCGGGTCGGGGTGCGCGCCTACACGGTGAGCACCGGCGTGTGGGTGCGCGGGGTCCTGAGCAACGAGTACGGCGTGGACGTCGACAAGATCACCTGGGTGGTCGACGACGACGACCACATCGAGGGCCGCACGCCCGGCAACGTGGAGCGGGTCACCGACGGGCGCTCGCTGGGCGAGTTGCTGCGCGCCGGGGAGATCGACGCGGCGTTCACCGGCAACGCCGGCACCGGCCGGGCAGGCGCGCCCACGGCCGGCTGGACCGCCGCGGCCGAACCGGCCGCCGCCGACGACGCGGACGCGGGACCGTACCCGCTCTTCGCGGAGGCCGACGTGCTCGGCGCCGACTGGTACCTGCGCACCGGGATCTACCCGCTGCACTCGGTGGTCGCGGTCCGCTCCGACCTGGTCAGGGAGGACCCCGGGCTGCCGACCGCGCTCTACACGGCGTTCGCCGACAGCAAGCGCCGGCAGGTCGCCACCGACCCGGAGTGGACCGAGCTGCCGCGGCTGGGCCGGCAGGCCCGGCAGGTCGGCGGCGACCCGATCCCCTACGGCCTGGAGGCGAACGAGGCATCCCTCAGGGCCCTGGTCCGCTACTCCCAGGAGCAGGGCCTGCTCGACTCCGACTTCCCCAGCGACCCCCGCCGGCTGTTCGCCGAGGGCGACTACCCCGGCGCCTGA
- a CDS encoding amidohydrolase family protein, which produces MDIVDTHCHIISQDLAVYPRAPLGGKQSEWAASRPLDAEEMVARMDEAGIGQSVLVQATTAYGYDNSYVLASRRRWPERFVAVGTFDPLAPGAGARLADLVGEGGLAGVRLFTSGSTVPEQGQWFATPETYEFWRAAEELGVTVCLQMRLGAATKHLISVLVRFPGVRVLLDHMGYPDIASSPEEAGQEVASLAKNPGLHLKLTHRNLERLHDAGDKAADFLRPVVESFGSDRIAWGSNLPAAEQTLPELRELAETVLAGLPEQERADIFAGTARRLYPGLGVVQD; this is translated from the coding sequence ATGGACATCGTCGACACGCACTGCCACATCATCTCGCAGGACCTGGCCGTCTACCCGCGCGCGCCGCTGGGCGGCAAGCAGTCCGAGTGGGCCGCCTCCCGCCCGCTCGACGCCGAGGAGATGGTCGCCCGCATGGACGAGGCCGGCATAGGCCAGTCCGTCCTGGTGCAGGCCACCACGGCCTACGGCTACGACAACTCCTACGTGCTGGCCAGCCGCCGCCGGTGGCCCGAGCGGTTCGTCGCCGTCGGCACGTTCGACCCGCTGGCGCCCGGCGCCGGCGCCCGTCTGGCGGACCTGGTCGGCGAGGGGGGCCTGGCCGGGGTGCGGCTGTTCACCAGCGGCAGCACCGTCCCGGAGCAGGGGCAGTGGTTCGCCACCCCGGAGACCTACGAGTTCTGGCGGGCGGCCGAGGAACTGGGCGTCACCGTCTGCCTCCAGATGCGGCTCGGGGCCGCGACCAAGCACCTGATCTCGGTGCTGGTGCGCTTTCCCGGCGTGCGGGTCCTGCTCGACCACATGGGCTACCCCGACATCGCGTCCTCGCCCGAGGAGGCCGGCCAGGAGGTCGCCTCGCTCGCGAAGAACCCCGGGCTCCACCTCAAGCTCACCCACCGCAACCTGGAGCGGCTGCACGACGCCGGCGACAAGGCCGCCGACTTCCTCCGGCCGGTCGTCGAGTCCTTCGGCTCCGACCGGATCGCCTGGGGCTCCAACCTGCCGGCCGCGGAGCAGACGCTGCCCGAGTTGCGCGAACTCGCCGAGACCGTGCTGGCCGGCCTGCCCGAGCAGGAGCGGGCGGACATCTTCGCCGGCACGGCCCGCCGCCTCTACCCCGGCCTCGGCGTGGTCCAGGACTGA
- a CDS encoding GntR family transcriptional regulator has protein sequence MQSDNGITHETGSSATRYSQAYDELRSLLLSGSIEPNTRLTEADLTRLCNVSRGTMRAVLVRLAQEGYLTSEVNRGVRTRIFSPEEARDILEARETVESALAGKAAERATEEEIRELRATLEEMADARARGDQSAYSQGNRRFHQQVKAAAHQATLARALDTLLYPLVMRQYRNVAAQHPRTGSFEEHQAILLGIVTRNPEAATAAMRHHVATARHALVLGR, from the coding sequence GTGCAGAGCGACAACGGCATCACCCACGAGACCGGCTCGTCCGCGACCCGGTACAGCCAGGCGTACGACGAACTGCGCTCGCTGCTGCTGTCGGGCAGCATCGAACCCAACACGCGGTTGACCGAGGCCGACCTGACCAGGTTGTGCAACGTCTCGCGCGGCACCATGCGGGCCGTACTGGTCCGGCTGGCGCAGGAGGGTTACCTCACCAGCGAGGTCAACCGCGGTGTCCGGACCCGGATCTTCTCACCGGAGGAGGCCCGGGACATCCTGGAGGCGCGCGAGACCGTCGAGTCCGCGCTCGCCGGGAAGGCCGCGGAGCGGGCCACCGAGGAGGAGATCCGGGAACTGCGCGCCACGCTGGAGGAGATGGCGGACGCCAGGGCCCGCGGCGACCAGTCGGCCTACTCCCAGGGCAACCGCCGCTTCCACCAGCAGGTGAAGGCGGCCGCCCACCAGGCGACGCTGGCCCGGGCCCTGGACACCCTGCTCTACCCGCTCGTGATGCGCCAGTACCGCAACGTCGCCGCCCAACACCCCAGGACCGGGTCGTTCGAAGAGCACCAGGCCATCCTCCTCGGCATCGTGACCCGCAATCCCGAGGCGGCCACCGCGGCGATGCGCCACCACGTCGCCACCGCCCGGCACGCGCTCGTCCTCGGCCGGTGA
- a CDS encoding ABC transporter substrate-binding protein, whose translation MIHHDTQARGPRTPAAARRGRAAFTRPGVRAGARFVAAGSTVALCAVVLTACGGSGSGKNADGTTTVTVGVAGNIFDMPIRLAEANGYFSKQKLKVKYVTTTAATGTSALESGSIQFLNDSPTDFLSAIGKNVPETAIAADGGGNPLGLIVSTKFAKAHQLTAATPAAQVAKALDGSTGGSSSANTKGEASVYLKAFGVDPGKVKWVSLPSPAADKAALKSNQIDWFVTSQPTPLAIQGTGDGVVVADSTKVTAWSEEAAGYGQAVVARNSYLSQHADVAKKFATAVQQATAYMNANIDSATVQNVAAGALPGVSASVIKASLPQVGWPKSDAMTAADWTKTVTFINSLGALTKDAEITPDNYTNKYLP comes from the coding sequence ATGATCCACCACGACACGCAGGCACGCGGGCCGAGAACCCCGGCGGCCGCCCGGCGCGGCCGAGCGGCGTTCACCCGGCCGGGGGTCAGGGCCGGCGCACGGTTCGTCGCCGCCGGAAGCACCGTCGCGCTGTGCGCGGTGGTGCTGACCGCCTGCGGCGGGAGCGGCTCGGGCAAGAACGCGGACGGCACGACCACGGTCACCGTCGGGGTCGCGGGCAACATCTTCGACATGCCGATCCGGCTGGCCGAGGCGAACGGCTACTTCAGCAAGCAGAAGCTGAAGGTCAAGTACGTCACCACGACCGCGGCCACCGGCACCTCCGCCCTGGAGTCGGGCTCGATCCAGTTCCTCAACGACAGCCCCACCGACTTCCTGTCCGCGATCGGCAAGAACGTGCCCGAGACGGCGATCGCCGCCGACGGCGGCGGCAACCCCCTCGGGCTGATCGTCAGCACCAAGTTCGCCAAGGCCCACCAGCTCACCGCCGCCACCCCCGCCGCCCAGGTCGCCAAGGCCCTCGACGGCTCGACCGGCGGCTCCAGCTCGGCGAACACCAAGGGCGAGGCGAGTGTCTACCTCAAGGCGTTCGGCGTCGACCCCGGCAAGGTGAAGTGGGTGTCGCTGCCCAGCCCCGCCGCGGACAAGGCCGCCCTCAAGAGCAACCAGATCGACTGGTTCGTCACTTCTCAGCCGACGCCGCTGGCCATCCAGGGCACCGGGGACGGCGTGGTCGTGGCCGACTCGACCAAGGTCACGGCCTGGTCGGAGGAGGCGGCCGGATACGGCCAGGCGGTGGTGGCGCGCAACAGCTACCTGTCCCAGCACGCCGACGTGGCGAAGAAGTTCGCCACCGCGGTGCAGCAGGCCACCGCGTACATGAACGCCAACATCGACTCCGCCACCGTCCAGAACGTGGCGGCGGGGGCCCTGCCCGGAGTCTCCGCCTCCGTCATCAAGGCCAGCCTCCCCCAGGTCGGATGGCCCAAGAGCGACGCGATGACCGCCGCCGACTGGACCAAGACCGTGACCTTCATCAACTCCCTGGGGGCGTTGACCAAGGACGCCGAGATCACTCCCGACAACTACACGAACAAGTACCTGCCGTAG
- a CDS encoding ABC transporter permease yields the protein MAATREIAEKKVGTEVPAATGAKKDHRWRGAALVIVLRLAVIALCLVLWQVMSGPVIPEYAVSKPTDVWTALHHLLGSSQGWTDIKTTSFEVVVGFGIGVAIGTVMGLVLGSFPLAGRVMEPLVAAINGVPKIALAPLFVLFFGIGDWSKIYIAATGVAFVVFYNLYLGLRLRDRELIEIIQVMGGRRSHVLSYVTLPTLAAPFFAALKTGGPLAILGVIGGEFIASSEGVGHELFTSAMNLDAATEFAGLIVLMAITLILNSILTQLDKFALKKLGLAKRRTSGQSA from the coding sequence GTGGCTGCTACCCGTGAGATAGCGGAAAAGAAGGTCGGGACCGAGGTTCCGGCGGCAACCGGAGCGAAGAAGGACCACCGGTGGCGGGGCGCGGCCCTGGTGATCGTGCTGCGCCTGGCCGTGATCGCGCTCTGCCTGGTGCTGTGGCAGGTGATGAGCGGCCCGGTGATCCCGGAGTACGCGGTGAGCAAGCCGACCGACGTGTGGACGGCGCTGCACCACCTGCTCGGCTCGTCGCAGGGCTGGACCGACATCAAGACCACCTCCTTCGAGGTGGTGGTGGGGTTCGGCATCGGGGTGGCGATCGGCACCGTGATGGGCCTGGTGCTGGGCTCCTTCCCGCTCGCCGGGCGGGTGATGGAGCCGCTGGTCGCCGCGATCAACGGCGTCCCGAAGATCGCGCTGGCCCCGCTGTTCGTGCTGTTCTTCGGGATCGGCGACTGGTCGAAGATCTACATCGCCGCCACCGGGGTGGCCTTCGTGGTCTTCTACAACCTCTATCTCGGCCTGCGGCTGCGCGACCGCGAACTCATCGAGATCATCCAGGTGATGGGCGGCCGCCGCAGCCACGTGCTCAGCTACGTCACGCTGCCCACGCTGGCGGCGCCGTTCTTCGCGGCGCTCAAGACCGGCGGGCCGCTGGCCATTCTCGGCGTCATCGGCGGTGAGTTCATCGCCTCCTCCGAGGGCGTGGGCCACGAACTGTTCACCTCCGCGATGAACCTGGACGCCGCGACCGAGTTCGCCGGGCTCATCGTCCTGATGGCGATCACGCTGATCCTCAACAGCATCCTGACCCAGCTCGACAAGTTCGCCCTCAAGAAACTGGGCCTCGCCAAGCGCCGCACCTCGGGGCAGAGCGCGTAG
- a CDS encoding lactonase family protein encodes MSDSRPASTGRSPDGPAAGQDRRPTRRRLLGSVVAAAAVPLLGAVPSAAAATRAQGEPAALRPRGSTRELVYFNTWKGTEIYGAWFDAGTGALTPLGPVGEATADWAVTHPTLPIMYVATMAVGGVVDTFRIDPATGALTKTGELSTGGTGLNGGGVSYIGIDPASDTLLATNFEDGFTAAVPITRTGELAPPASLAQDTGSGPNPRQAGPHPHHAEVDPSGRFVLVADFGADRVFAYRFDRRSRTLSAAGPTAGYTTAPGSGPRRVAFHPDGRTVYLLSELSSDLQALRWAPDTGELTNRQTLPLSTPDFTGTKSASDLAISADGRFVYAGNRAENSLVVFAVDPRTDLLGVLQRVPCGGTTPWGFTLHPSGRWLLVANEASSTVNVFAVDQGSGRLTDTGTSLAVPNPDSITFYRS; translated from the coding sequence ATGTCAGACTCACGACCCGCCTCCACCGGGCGTTCCCCGGACGGGCCGGCCGCCGGTCAGGACCGGCGCCCCACCCGTAGACGGCTGCTGGGCTCGGTGGTCGCCGCCGCGGCCGTGCCGCTGCTCGGCGCCGTGCCCTCCGCGGCGGCCGCGACCCGCGCTCAGGGGGAGCCCGCGGCCCTGCGGCCGCGCGGGTCCACCCGGGAACTCGTCTACTTCAACACCTGGAAGGGCACCGAGATCTACGGTGCCTGGTTCGACGCCGGCACCGGCGCCCTGACACCGCTGGGACCGGTGGGCGAGGCGACCGCCGACTGGGCCGTCACCCACCCGACGCTGCCGATCATGTACGTGGCCACCATGGCGGTCGGCGGGGTCGTCGACACCTTCCGGATCGACCCGGCGACCGGCGCCCTGACGAAGACCGGGGAGCTGTCCACCGGCGGCACCGGCCTGAACGGCGGCGGGGTCTCGTACATCGGCATCGACCCGGCTTCGGACACCCTGCTGGCCACGAACTTCGAGGACGGCTTCACCGCGGCCGTGCCGATCACCCGGACGGGAGAGCTGGCCCCGCCCGCCTCGCTCGCGCAGGACACCGGCTCCGGCCCCAACCCCCGCCAGGCCGGCCCGCATCCGCACCACGCGGAGGTGGACCCGAGCGGCAGGTTCGTCCTCGTCGCGGACTTCGGCGCCGACCGCGTCTTCGCCTACCGCTTCGACCGCCGCAGCCGCACGCTGTCCGCCGCCGGCCCGACCGCCGGATACACGACGGCGCCCGGTTCCGGCCCGCGCCGGGTCGCCTTCCACCCGGACGGCCGCACCGTGTACCTGCTGAGCGAGCTGAGCTCCGACCTCCAGGCGCTGCGGTGGGCGCCGGACACCGGCGAGCTGACGAACCGCCAGACCCTGCCGCTGTCCACCCCGGACTTCACCGGCACCAAGAGCGCCTCGGACCTGGCGATCAGCGCCGACGGCCGCTTCGTGTACGCCGGCAACCGTGCGGAGAACTCCCTGGTCGTCTTCGCGGTCGACCCGCGCACCGACCTGCTCGGCGTGCTCCAACGGGTCCCGTGCGGGGGGACCACGCCCTGGGGCTTCACGCTCCACCCGAGCGGGCGGTGGCTGCTCGTCGCCAACGAGGCCAGCAGCACCGTGAACGTGTTCGCCGTCGACCAGGGCTCCGGCCGGCTCACCGACACCGGCACGTCCCTGGCCGTGCCCAACCCGGACTCCATCACCTTCTACCGGAGCTGA